In the genome of Gordonia rubripertincta, one region contains:
- the mqo gene encoding malate dehydrogenase (quinone), whose translation MSKTVIKTDVALVGAGIMSATLGALLRQLQPDWSISLFERLDAAAAESSDPWNNAGTGHSALCELNYTPKTADGDVDITKALNINEQFQVSRQFWAHAVDQGILGDPSEFINPIPHVAFTHGDAGVKYLRKRYDNLAGQTLFEGMEFIDDPAEFTKRLPLMSAGRDFSDPVALNWFDQGTDVDFGALTQQLLNYVAQGADIYFGHSVTNLSKQSDGSWIVKVRNGRTGDVLKVHAKFVFVGAGGGALHLLQKSGIKEAKGFGGFPVSGEFFRCTNPDLIGEHQAKVYGQAAVGAPPMSVPHLDTRVINHKPGLLFGPYAGWSPKFLKSGKITDLPASIKPGNLLPMVSIAPQEFGLLKYLISELAANKADRVNTLSEFVPRALGADWELITAGQRVQVIRKTGVGGKLEFGTAVVTSEDGTMSGLLGASPGASTAVPAMLSVLEKCFPAEYAGWSPKLTEIIPSFGQKLNGNRDLYRQVWDWTNKSLRLTGRDASTVQTDALAPATAG comes from the coding sequence GTGTCGAAAACGGTGATCAAGACCGACGTGGCTTTGGTGGGTGCAGGCATCATGAGTGCCACCCTGGGAGCTCTCCTCCGTCAGCTGCAGCCCGATTGGTCGATCAGCCTGTTCGAACGGCTCGACGCCGCTGCCGCCGAGAGCAGCGATCCCTGGAACAACGCGGGCACCGGACACTCGGCGCTGTGTGAGCTCAACTACACGCCCAAGACCGCCGACGGCGACGTCGACATCACCAAGGCGCTCAACATCAACGAGCAGTTCCAGGTGTCGCGCCAGTTCTGGGCCCACGCGGTCGACCAGGGCATCCTCGGCGATCCCTCGGAGTTCATCAACCCGATCCCGCACGTCGCCTTCACCCACGGCGACGCCGGCGTGAAGTACCTGCGCAAGCGCTACGACAACCTCGCGGGCCAGACCCTGTTCGAAGGCATGGAGTTCATCGACGACCCGGCCGAGTTCACCAAGCGTCTCCCGCTGATGTCGGCCGGTCGCGACTTCTCCGACCCGGTCGCGCTGAACTGGTTCGACCAGGGCACCGACGTCGACTTCGGTGCGCTGACCCAGCAGCTGCTCAACTACGTCGCGCAGGGCGCCGACATCTACTTCGGTCACTCGGTGACCAACCTGTCCAAGCAGTCCGACGGCAGCTGGATCGTCAAGGTCCGCAACGGGCGCACCGGCGACGTCCTGAAGGTCCACGCGAAGTTCGTCTTCGTCGGCGCCGGCGGCGGTGCGCTGCACCTGCTGCAGAAATCGGGCATCAAGGAGGCCAAGGGCTTCGGCGGCTTCCCGGTCTCCGGCGAATTCTTCCGCTGCACCAACCCCGACCTCATCGGCGAGCACCAGGCCAAGGTCTACGGTCAGGCCGCCGTCGGCGCGCCGCCGATGTCGGTGCCGCACCTCGACACCCGGGTGATCAACCACAAGCCGGGCCTGCTGTTCGGCCCGTACGCCGGCTGGTCGCCCAAGTTCCTCAAGTCGGGCAAGATCACCGACCTCCCCGCCTCGATCAAGCCGGGGAACCTGCTGCCGATGGTGTCGATCGCGCCGCAGGAGTTCGGTCTGCTCAAGTACCTCATCAGCGAGCTCGCCGCGAACAAGGCCGACCGCGTCAACACGCTGTCGGAGTTCGTGCCGCGTGCGCTCGGTGCCGACTGGGAGCTCATCACCGCCGGTCAGCGCGTCCAGGTCATCCGCAAGACCGGCGTCGGCGGCAAGCTCGAGTTCGGTACCGCGGTCGTGACCTCCGAGGACGGCACCATGTCCGGCCTGCTCGGTGCGTCGCCGGGCGCGTCGACCGCCGTCCCCGCGATGCTCTCGGTGCTCGAGAAGTGCTTCCCGGCCGAATACGCCGGCTGGTCGCCGAAGCTCACCGAGATCATCCCGTCGTTCGGTCAGAAGCTCAACGGCAACCGTGACCTGTACCGACAGGTGTGGGACTGGACCAACAAGTCCCTGCGGCTGACCGGTCGCGACGCGAGCACCGTGCAGACCGACGCGCTCGCCCCCGCCACCGCGGGGTGA
- a CDS encoding GNAT family N-acetyltransferase, whose amino-acid sequence MSPEPQHDRRPQVHRSTSAEIDAATLYRILRLRVDVFVVEQACPYPEIDGRDLEPTTRQFWITESGEPDDDAVLATLRLLEEPPGADGGTVYRIGRACTARAHRGRGLVARLLTVALDEVGDHPCRIEAQAYLTEMYGKFGFVAEGDEYLEDGIPHVSMLRSGPR is encoded by the coding sequence ATGAGTCCTGAACCGCAGCACGACCGGCGCCCGCAGGTACACCGCAGTACATCTGCCGAGATCGACGCGGCCACGCTGTACCGGATCCTGCGGCTCCGGGTCGACGTGTTCGTCGTGGAGCAGGCCTGCCCCTACCCGGAGATCGACGGTCGTGATCTCGAGCCGACGACACGTCAGTTCTGGATCACCGAGAGCGGTGAACCCGACGACGACGCCGTGCTGGCGACCCTGCGCCTCCTCGAGGAGCCGCCGGGTGCGGACGGCGGGACCGTCTACCGGATCGGGCGTGCCTGCACGGCACGCGCACATCGTGGCCGGGGCCTGGTTGCCCGACTCCTCACGGTCGCGCTCGACGAGGTCGGGGACCACCCCTGCCGGATCGAGGCGCAGGCCTACCTCACCGAGATGTACGGCAAGTTCGGTTTCGTCGCCGAGGGCGACGAGTACCTCGAAGACGGGATCCCGCACGTGTCCATGCTCCGATCCGGCCCGCGATGA
- a CDS encoding alpha/beta hydrolase, which produces MSVSAGTGWQPDRFLDHYQLRTIPLGDDPDGESPVTATLIRRAEAGARIDGPRPLAGAVLYVHGFTDYFFHEPLADFFTARGYAFYAIDLRKCGRSREDHHTAHFTTDLARYDEELGLALELIAEEVGADTRMIIAGHSTGGLITALWLDRLREQDPARHRLVDGLLLNSPWLDLQGDAVLRTLPVTMLIKAVAAVQPTRVIPQELSSAYGESLHESAHGEWSYDLALKPMGGFPVTFGFLNAVRNGQRRLHRGIDVGTPTLVLRSDKTHFAKAYSPSTDRADAVLDVRQIARWSGCLGGRVSTVPIPDARHDVFLSVARAREHAYREVDDWLTHTIRPATENSETSRKESTL; this is translated from the coding sequence GTGAGCGTATCCGCAGGCACCGGCTGGCAACCCGACCGCTTCCTGGACCACTATCAACTCCGCACCATCCCGCTGGGCGACGATCCGGACGGGGAATCACCCGTCACCGCGACGCTGATCCGCCGCGCCGAGGCGGGTGCGCGGATCGACGGCCCCCGGCCCCTGGCCGGTGCGGTGCTCTATGTCCACGGCTTCACCGACTACTTCTTCCACGAGCCGCTGGCCGATTTCTTCACCGCCCGCGGTTACGCGTTCTACGCGATCGACCTGCGTAAGTGCGGACGGTCGCGGGAGGACCACCACACCGCCCACTTCACGACCGATCTCGCCCGGTACGACGAGGAACTGGGCCTCGCGCTCGAGCTGATCGCCGAGGAGGTGGGTGCCGACACCCGCATGATCATCGCCGGCCACTCGACGGGCGGGCTGATCACCGCGCTGTGGCTCGACCGCCTGCGTGAGCAGGACCCGGCCCGGCACCGGCTCGTCGACGGCCTGCTGCTCAACTCACCCTGGCTGGACCTCCAGGGTGACGCGGTCCTGCGGACGCTGCCGGTGACGATGCTGATCAAGGCGGTGGCCGCGGTGCAGCCGACCCGGGTGATCCCGCAGGAGCTCTCCTCGGCCTACGGCGAGAGCCTCCACGAGAGTGCGCACGGTGAGTGGAGCTATGACCTGGCCCTCAAACCGATGGGCGGCTTTCCGGTCACCTTCGGTTTCCTGAACGCCGTCCGCAACGGGCAGCGGCGGCTGCACCGCGGCATCGACGTCGGGACGCCGACACTCGTGTTGCGTTCGGACAAGACCCATTTCGCGAAGGCCTACTCGCCGTCGACCGATCGTGCCGACGCCGTCCTCGACGTCCGCCAGATCGCCCGCTGGAGCGGATGTCTCGGCGGGCGCGTGTCGACCGTCCCCATCCCCGACGCCCGCCACGACGTCTTCCTCTCCGTGGCCCGGGCCCGTGAGCACGCCTACCGCGAGGTCGACGACTGGCTCACCCACACCATCCGGCCCGCGACCGAGAACTCGGAAACCAGCAGAAAAGAGAGCACCCTATGA
- the cobO gene encoding cob(I)yrinic acid a,c-diamide adenosyltransferase, with translation MPQGVPASVPDDGLTTRQRRNQPVLAVHTGDGKGKSTAAFGMAMRAWNAGMRVAVFQFVKSAKWKVGEESALLALGQCHTDTGAGGPVEWHKMGQGWSWLRANTDHADDHAAAAHAGWAEIARRLDAGEHDFYVLDEFTYPLDWGWVDTDEVIETLARRPGRQHVVITGRRAPQKLVDTADLVTEMRKIAHPMDVGRKGQKGIEW, from the coding sequence GTGCCCCAAGGGGTTCCCGCTTCGGTTCCCGATGACGGCCTGACCACCCGCCAGCGTCGGAACCAGCCCGTGCTGGCCGTCCATACCGGTGACGGCAAGGGGAAGTCCACCGCCGCCTTCGGCATGGCCATGCGTGCCTGGAACGCCGGTATGCGAGTCGCGGTCTTCCAGTTCGTGAAGAGCGCCAAGTGGAAGGTCGGGGAGGAGTCGGCGCTGCTCGCTCTCGGGCAGTGCCACACCGACACCGGTGCGGGCGGCCCGGTGGAGTGGCACAAGATGGGCCAGGGGTGGTCGTGGCTGCGGGCAAACACCGACCACGCTGATGACCACGCCGCCGCGGCACACGCAGGCTGGGCCGAGATCGCCCGTCGGCTCGACGCAGGCGAACACGACTTCTACGTCCTCGACGAGTTCACGTATCCGCTCGACTGGGGCTGGGTCGACACCGACGAGGTCATCGAGACGCTCGCCCGACGCCCCGGACGCCAGCACGTGGTCATCACCGGTCGCCGCGCGCCGCAGAAGCTCGTCGACACCGCGGATCTCGTCACCGAGATGCGCAAGATCGCCCATCCGATGGACGTCGGACGCAAGGGACAGAAAGGCATCGAGTGGTGA
- the cobA gene encoding uroporphyrinogen-III C-methyltransferase: MSGHYLVGLDLAGRRVVVVGGGSVAQRRLPNLIAAGADVHVIAIDPTPAVESFQGITVTRRAYADGDLEGAWYVMACTDDPAVNAAVVAEAERRHTFCVRADDAPHGTAVTPASARHRDVQFGVLAGGDHKLSAALRAAISRALAEGSLSVDDVEPHAPGVALVGGGPGDPDLITVRGQRLLAEADVVVADRLAPAELLESLGPQVEIIDAAKVPYGRAMKQEAINDVLVARAKEGKFVVRLKGGDPYVYGRGFEELQACVAAGVPVTVVPGISSSIAAPASAGIPVTHRGVTHEVVIASGHVPPGHPDSLIDWSAMGKLRGTLVLMMAVERVDVFADALLAGGRPADTPVAMIENGSLPTQRLLRTDLAHAAEVAEAEGLRPPAIVVIGQVAAFTEGA; the protein is encoded by the coding sequence ATGTCTGGTCACTACCTCGTCGGCCTCGATCTCGCGGGCCGCAGGGTGGTCGTCGTCGGCGGCGGTTCCGTCGCACAGCGGCGGCTGCCGAACCTCATCGCGGCCGGAGCCGACGTCCACGTCATCGCCATCGATCCGACGCCGGCCGTCGAATCGTTCCAGGGCATCACCGTGACCCGCCGCGCGTACGCCGACGGCGACCTCGAAGGTGCCTGGTACGTCATGGCCTGCACCGACGATCCGGCGGTCAACGCGGCGGTCGTCGCCGAGGCCGAGCGCCGCCACACCTTCTGCGTGCGCGCCGACGACGCACCGCACGGAACCGCGGTCACCCCGGCGTCCGCCCGCCATCGCGACGTCCAGTTCGGCGTCCTCGCCGGTGGCGACCACAAGCTGTCGGCCGCGTTGCGCGCCGCGATCAGCCGTGCCCTGGCGGAGGGCTCGCTGAGCGTCGACGATGTCGAGCCGCACGCCCCGGGCGTCGCGCTGGTCGGCGGCGGTCCCGGCGATCCCGACCTCATCACCGTGCGCGGTCAGCGCCTCCTCGCCGAGGCCGACGTCGTCGTCGCCGACCGTCTCGCACCCGCCGAACTGCTCGAATCACTCGGCCCGCAGGTCGAGATCATCGACGCCGCCAAGGTGCCCTACGGACGCGCGATGAAGCAGGAGGCCATCAACGACGTCCTCGTGGCGCGCGCCAAGGAGGGCAAGTTCGTCGTCCGGCTCAAGGGCGGCGACCCCTATGTCTACGGTCGCGGCTTCGAGGAGCTGCAGGCCTGCGTCGCCGCCGGTGTGCCGGTGACCGTGGTGCCCGGCATCAGCAGCTCGATCGCCGCACCCGCGTCGGCCGGCATCCCGGTGACCCATCGCGGCGTCACCCACGAGGTGGTCATCGCCTCCGGTCACGTCCCGCCGGGACACCCCGACTCGCTGATCGACTGGTCGGCGATGGGCAAGCTGCGCGGCACGCTCGTGCTCATGATGGCCGTCGAACGCGTCGACGTCTTCGCCGACGCCCTGCTGGCAGGCGGCCGTCCCGCCGACACACCGGTGGCCATGATCGAGAACGGATCGCTGCCGACGCAGCGCCTGCTGCGCACCGACCTCGCGCATGCCGCCGAGGTCGCCGAGGCCGAGGGGCTGCGGCCGCCGGCCATCGTCGTCATCGGCCAGGTGGCCGCGTTCACCGAAGGCGCCTGA
- a CDS encoding GAF domain-containing sensor histidine kinase: MTARRLRETLDALAAHGADDPDLLRQLLEAVLVVGQGVELDRALQRIVEVAAGLVDAQYGALGVRGPDGGLSEFVHIGITEAQRATMGHLPVGRGVLGLLIDDPRLHRIHDLGSHPTSVGFPPNHPPMHTFLGAPILVRGEVFGSIYLTEKRSADDFSEVDETVVAVLAVAAGIAIDNAGLFERARTRHRWMQVLARRGSEPLAGIALSDTMSRMCVDVADLVGAVDVFLLTELDGEVELRGHTGERIELDNFTAPHANALTVLRAGTMAPTLVRRGARWTTVQPLQRASGAFGWMLITHRNRPYWDSEEIAGLAGVAEIASLAVVYAEQQQIARDLEVLEDRHRIARDLHDHVIQRLFAVGMSVQTLLAGSTDPAAATARLEQIMTDLDRTIAQIRTSIFDLQTVTAGDDGSTLRRRVLDIVSELSGHASISPSVQFDGPVDTVVPDTLGPHIDAVLREGLSNALRHAQAEHIAVAVRADDVLTVEITDDGVGIGTDVTYRGLENLTRRAEDCDGTFSVVTRPRGKREEGGTTLTWSVPLIG, encoded by the coding sequence ATGACGGCTAGGCGGTTGCGCGAGACGCTCGATGCGCTGGCCGCTCACGGAGCCGACGATCCGGATCTGCTCCGCCAGCTGCTCGAGGCCGTGCTCGTCGTCGGGCAGGGCGTCGAACTCGATCGTGCGCTGCAGCGCATCGTCGAGGTGGCCGCCGGTCTGGTGGACGCGCAGTACGGTGCACTGGGCGTGCGCGGACCCGACGGCGGTCTGAGCGAGTTCGTCCACATCGGGATCACCGAGGCGCAGCGGGCGACGATGGGACACCTGCCGGTCGGCCGCGGCGTGCTGGGTCTGCTGATCGACGACCCCCGACTGCACCGCATCCATGACCTCGGGTCGCATCCGACCTCGGTCGGGTTCCCGCCCAACCACCCGCCGATGCATACCTTCCTCGGTGCGCCGATCCTGGTGCGCGGGGAGGTCTTCGGCAGCATCTACCTCACCGAGAAGCGATCGGCCGACGACTTCTCCGAGGTCGACGAGACGGTCGTGGCGGTGCTCGCGGTGGCCGCCGGTATCGCCATCGACAACGCCGGACTCTTCGAGCGGGCGCGCACCCGGCATCGCTGGATGCAGGTGCTGGCCCGGCGCGGATCGGAGCCGCTCGCCGGTATCGCCCTGTCGGACACCATGTCCCGGATGTGTGTCGATGTCGCCGACCTGGTGGGTGCGGTCGACGTGTTCCTTCTCACCGAACTCGACGGCGAGGTGGAGTTGCGCGGTCACACGGGTGAGCGGATCGAGCTCGACAACTTCACCGCGCCGCATGCGAACGCGCTGACCGTCCTGCGCGCCGGCACCATGGCCCCGACACTGGTGCGCCGGGGTGCCCGCTGGACGACGGTGCAGCCGCTGCAGCGGGCCTCGGGTGCCTTCGGCTGGATGCTCATCACCCACCGCAACCGCCCGTACTGGGACTCCGAGGAGATCGCCGGACTGGCCGGCGTCGCCGAGATCGCCTCGCTGGCCGTCGTCTACGCCGAACAGCAACAGATCGCCCGCGATCTCGAGGTGCTCGAGGATCGTCACCGCATCGCGCGTGACCTGCACGACCACGTGATCCAGCGACTGTTCGCGGTGGGCATGTCGGTGCAGACGTTGCTGGCCGGGTCGACCGATCCCGCCGCCGCGACCGCGCGACTCGAGCAGATCATGACCGACCTCGATCGCACGATCGCGCAGATCCGGACGTCGATCTTCGACCTGCAGACGGTGACCGCCGGCGACGACGGGTCGACCCTGCGGCGGCGCGTCCTCGACATCGTCTCCGAACTGTCCGGGCATGCGTCGATCTCGCCCAGCGTCCAGTTCGACGGTCCCGTCGACACCGTGGTGCCGGACACGCTGGGACCCCACATCGACGCGGTGCTGCGTGAGGGCCTGAGCAACGCGTTGCGGCACGCGCAGGCCGAACACATCGCTGTCGCGGTCCGTGCCGACGACGTGCTGACGGTCGAGATCACCGACGACGGGGTCGGTATCGGCACCGACGTCACCTACCGCGGGCTGGAGAACCTCACCCGGCGCGCCGAGGACTGCGACGGGACGTTCAGCGTCGTGACCCGCCCGCGCGGCAAACGCGAGGAGGGCGGGACGACGCTGACCTGGTCGGTCCCGCTGATCGGCTAG
- a CDS encoding VWA domain-containing protein yields the protein MTDVPEPAPVRYPFSAVVGQEQLKLALVLSAISPSIGGVLIRGEKGTAKSTIVRGLGPLIGDDDGSGRVVELPIGATEDRVIGSLDLTSVLRDGRAEFTPGLLARAHRGVLYIDEVNLLADHLVDVLLDAAASGRVTIERDGVSHTQAADFVLVGTMNPEEGELRPQLLDRFGLAVDVAAGKDLDERVEVVRRRMAFDADPNAFATEYAEAEHDLAQRIHAAREAVNGVEVPTRELRRIAGICAHLDVDGLRGDIVVARTAAAHAAWRGVMTVAEVDVRAAVELALPHRRRRNPFDESGLSNDQLDDAMSAGQDAAGPETPDSPDDDPTPPEGGPGGGAPEPGESSDSALTPESADAQAESESRPQAAPGPAFGAAPTPTGRRVRALRVTGVGDGDPGRRSKARSRRGHTTHAVDFEAGRPVHLFATILAAAGRAPRSSVRIAAPDLRSAERIGQESNLVVFVVDLSGSMTARRRLTAVAELCVEMLRDSYTRRDRVAVIVARGGTATLAVPPTKSVDIAVRRLAEIRTGGRTPLAEGLALAGDVVERCRRTEPNRRPLLVVLTDGRATSGRDAPARARLAASAIRRRGIESVVVDCEQGMVRLGLAADLAGHLGAELLTMDQLSATALTRGAA from the coding sequence ATGACCGACGTCCCGGAACCGGCCCCGGTCCGCTATCCGTTCAGCGCGGTCGTCGGACAGGAACAGCTCAAGCTGGCCCTGGTCCTCTCCGCCATCTCGCCGAGCATCGGCGGCGTCCTGATCCGCGGTGAGAAGGGCACGGCCAAGTCCACCATCGTGCGCGGGCTCGGTCCGTTGATCGGCGACGACGATGGCTCCGGGCGTGTCGTCGAACTGCCGATCGGTGCGACCGAGGACCGCGTGATCGGTTCCCTCGATCTCACCTCCGTACTGCGAGACGGTCGTGCGGAGTTCACCCCCGGGCTGCTCGCCCGCGCCCATCGGGGCGTCCTCTACATCGACGAGGTCAACCTGCTCGCCGACCATCTCGTCGACGTCCTGCTCGATGCCGCCGCGAGTGGGCGCGTCACCATCGAGCGTGACGGTGTATCCCATACGCAGGCAGCGGATTTCGTGCTCGTCGGCACCATGAACCCGGAGGAGGGGGAGCTGCGCCCGCAGCTGCTCGACCGCTTCGGGCTCGCGGTCGACGTCGCCGCGGGAAAGGATCTCGACGAACGCGTCGAGGTCGTCCGGCGGCGGATGGCGTTCGACGCCGACCCGAACGCGTTCGCGACCGAGTACGCCGAGGCCGAACACGATCTGGCACAGCGGATTCACGCGGCGCGGGAAGCGGTGAACGGGGTCGAGGTCCCGACCCGCGAGCTGCGCCGCATCGCCGGAATCTGCGCCCACCTCGACGTCGACGGACTCCGCGGCGACATCGTCGTCGCGCGCACCGCCGCCGCACACGCGGCCTGGCGCGGGGTCATGACGGTGGCCGAGGTGGACGTGCGGGCCGCCGTCGAACTCGCCCTGCCGCACCGCAGGCGCCGCAACCCCTTCGACGAATCCGGTCTCTCGAACGACCAGCTCGACGACGCGATGTCGGCCGGCCAGGACGCCGCCGGCCCCGAGACGCCCGACTCCCCGGACGACGACCCGACACCACCGGAAGGCGGACCGGGTGGGGGTGCGCCGGAGCCGGGGGAGTCCTCGGACTCCGCTTTGACTCCGGAAAGCGCCGATGCACAAGCGGAATCGGAGTCCCGACCGCAGGCGGCCCCCGGACCGGCCTTCGGTGCCGCCCCGACGCCGACGGGGCGGCGGGTGCGTGCGCTCCGCGTGACCGGGGTGGGAGACGGCGACCCCGGCCGCCGGTCGAAGGCGCGCAGCAGGCGCGGCCACACGACCCACGCCGTCGACTTCGAGGCCGGCCGGCCGGTGCACCTGTTCGCCACCATCCTCGCCGCAGCGGGCCGGGCACCGCGGTCGTCCGTCCGGATCGCCGCACCCGACCTGCGCTCCGCCGAGCGCATCGGCCAGGAGTCGAACCTCGTCGTCTTCGTGGTGGACCTGAGCGGATCGATGACCGCCCGCCGCCGGCTCACCGCGGTCGCGGAACTGTGCGTCGAGATGCTGCGGGATTCCTACACGCGTCGCGACCGGGTCGCCGTGATCGTCGCACGCGGAGGTACCGCGACGCTGGCCGTACCGCCCACCAAGTCGGTGGACATCGCGGTGCGCCGCCTCGCCGAGATCCGCACGGGCGGCCGGACGCCACTTGCCGAGGGGCTGGCCCTGGCCGGCGACGTCGTCGAACGTTGTCGCCGCACCGAGCCGAACCGCCGGCCGCTCCTCGTGGTCCTCACCGACGGTCGCGCCACCTCCGGCCGGGATGCCCCGGCACGGGCGCGGCTCGCGGCCTCGGCGATCCGCCGCCGGGGCATCGAGTCGGTGGTCGTCGACTGCGAGCAGGGGATGGTCCGGCTCGGCCTCGCCGCCGACCTCGCCGGACACCTCGGCGCCGAGTTGCTGACCATGGACCAGCTGTCCGCGACCGCACTGACCCGCGGCGCGGCCTGA
- a CDS encoding cobyrinate a,c-diamide synthase translates to MVTVPGTTTPAVVIAAPSSGSGKTTVTTGLIGALRAAGHRVAPFKVGPDYIDPGYHAVAAGRPGRNLDPNLVGEDLIAPLFAHGAAGADIAVVEGVMGLFDGRITGDVLGSASDPLGVGSTAHVAAVLGAPVVLVVDAGGHSQSLAAVLHGFLSYDSSVHIAGVILNRVGSPRHEMVLRQACARVGVPVFGVLRRDPSLTVPSRHLGLIPAAERSADAVAAVASMTDHLRDALDLPAIVAAARQRRVPDAAPWSAADALAPFAPDDGVPHPHPRPVVAVAGGAAFTFGYTEHAEMLRAAGAEVVAFDPLSDRLPPGTAGVVIGGGFPEEHAEELGANHELRADLRAHVAAGRPIHAECAGLVYLADHLDGRPMSGVLDVAGSFGPRLTLGYRDAVAVADSVLFGAGERVTGHEFHRSTVHAGEAATPAWAWRDAEGRPATDGVVTEAVHASYLHLHPAAIPAALSRFVARVGSSACTIPINS, encoded by the coding sequence GTGGTGACCGTGCCCGGGACGACGACTCCGGCGGTGGTGATCGCGGCCCCGTCGTCGGGCAGCGGCAAGACGACGGTGACTACCGGACTGATCGGCGCGCTGCGCGCGGCCGGGCATCGGGTGGCGCCGTTCAAGGTGGGTCCGGACTACATCGACCCCGGCTATCACGCTGTCGCCGCGGGGCGTCCCGGCCGCAACCTGGATCCCAACCTGGTGGGCGAGGACCTGATCGCGCCGCTGTTCGCCCACGGCGCCGCGGGGGCCGACATCGCTGTCGTCGAAGGCGTGATGGGCCTGTTCGACGGCCGGATCACCGGCGACGTGCTCGGCAGCGCCTCCGACCCGCTGGGTGTCGGCTCGACCGCACATGTCGCGGCGGTACTCGGTGCGCCCGTCGTGCTGGTCGTCGACGCCGGCGGGCACAGTCAGTCGCTCGCCGCGGTCCTGCACGGGTTCCTGTCCTATGACTCGTCGGTGCACATCGCCGGCGTGATCCTCAACCGGGTCGGCTCGCCGCGGCACGAGATGGTGCTGCGTCAGGCGTGCGCGCGCGTCGGCGTTCCGGTGTTCGGCGTGTTGCGCCGCGACCCGTCGCTGACCGTGCCCTCCCGGCACCTCGGACTCATCCCCGCGGCCGAGCGCAGCGCCGACGCGGTCGCCGCCGTCGCCTCGATGACCGATCACCTGCGCGACGCCCTCGACCTGCCGGCGATCGTGGCCGCCGCCCGGCAGCGTCGGGTTCCCGACGCCGCACCCTGGTCGGCGGCCGACGCACTCGCGCCCTTCGCGCCCGACGACGGCGTTCCGCATCCGCACCCGCGCCCGGTCGTCGCGGTCGCCGGGGGAGCCGCGTTCACCTTCGGCTACACCGAACACGCCGAGATGCTGCGTGCCGCGGGGGCCGAGGTCGTCGCCTTCGACCCGCTGTCCGACCGCCTGCCCCCGGGCACCGCCGGCGTCGTGATCGGCGGCGGCTTCCCGGAGGAGCACGCCGAAGAGCTCGGCGCCAACCATGAACTGCGCGCCGACCTGCGGGCGCATGTCGCGGCGGGCCGTCCGATCCACGCCGAGTGCGCGGGCCTGGTCTACCTCGCCGATCATCTCGACGGCCGTCCGATGAGCGGTGTCCTCGACGTCGCCGGCAGCTTCGGGCCGCGGCTCACGCTCGGATACCGCGACGCCGTGGCCGTGGCCGACTCGGTGCTGTTCGGGGCCGGGGAGCGCGTCACCGGGCACGAATTCCATCGCAGCACCGTGCACGCAGGTGAGGCGGCGACGCCGGCCTGGGCATGGCGCGATGCCGAGGGGCGGCCGGCCACCGACGGCGTGGTCACCGAGGCGGTCCACGCGTCGTATCTGCACCTGCATCCGGCGGCGATCCCGGCGGCGTTGAGCCGTTTCGTCGCGCGAGTAGGCTCCTCGGCGTGCACGATTCCGATCAATTCCTAG
- a CDS encoding response regulator has product MADDSTPTPVRVYLVDDHELVRRGLRDLLGTAGDIEVVGEAASVGEALVGILATKPDVAVLDVRLPDGNGVELCRDVRAAEPDVKCLMLTSYADDDALLAAVLAGASGFVLKQILGHNLVAAVRTVGQGGSLLDDRSTAALLAKLRDGKQEEKDPLAELTHQEREVFNLIGEGLTNRQIAGRMFLAEKTIKNYVSRILGKLDMQRRTQVAVMATKLRDGRN; this is encoded by the coding sequence ATGGCTGACGATTCGACCCCCACACCGGTTCGCGTCTACCTCGTCGACGATCACGAACTCGTCCGACGCGGACTCCGCGACCTCCTCGGCACCGCAGGCGACATCGAGGTCGTCGGCGAGGCCGCATCCGTCGGTGAGGCCCTGGTCGGCATCCTCGCGACCAAGCCCGACGTGGCCGTGCTCGACGTCCGACTGCCCGACGGCAACGGTGTCGAACTCTGCCGCGACGTCCGCGCCGCCGAACCGGACGTGAAGTGCCTGATGCTGACCAGCTACGCCGACGACGACGCCCTGCTCGCCGCGGTCCTGGCCGGCGCGTCGGGCTTCGTGCTCAAGCAGATCCTCGGCCACAACCTGGTGGCCGCGGTCCGCACCGTCGGACAGGGCGGTTCGCTGCTCGACGACCGGTCGACCGCTGCCCTGCTGGCGAAGCTACGCGACGGCAAGCAGGAGGAGAAGGACCCGCTCGCCGAGTTGACCCATCAGGAACGCGAGGTGTTCAACCTCATCGGCGAGGGTCTGACGAACCGGCAGATCGCCGGACGGATGTTCTTGGCGGAGAAGACGATCAAGAACTACGTGTCCCGCATCCTCGGCAAGCTCGACATGCAGCGCCGCACCCAGGTCGCGGTGATGGCGACCAAGCTGCGCGACGGCAGGAACTAG